The window CAACCTCATCCCGGCCGCGACGCAGATCGTCGGCCTGTACCAGGACATGTCCCTGTCGGTGAACTCGAACGAGCTCGGCGGCTCGCTACATATCGGCGCGGTGCCGCCGACCTTCGCCCGCCTGCTGCCCGAGGCGCTGCTGCAACTGAAGCGCGATTACCCGCGATTGAACGTGCACGTCGTGAGCGGTGTCTCAGACGATCTTGCGGCGAAAGTCGAGCGCGGCGAACTCGACGCGGCGCTCGTGGCCGATCCGCCGGAACCGCTGGCCAAGAACTTGATCATGCGTGCGATCGTGCGCGAGCCGCTGGTGTTCATCGTGCCGAAGAGCGTGCGCATGAAGCACGCGCGCGATACGCTCGTCGAGCAGCCTTTCATCCGTCTTGCCCGGCAATCGTGGACCGGACGCTTCATCGACCAAGCTCTACGCCAGCGCGGCATCGACGTACAGACGGTGATGGAGCTGGACACGCCCGACGGGATCGCGGAGATGGTCGCGCGCGGGTTCGGCGTATCCATCATTCCGATGTACGACGGGCGCTGGCTAGACGATTCGCGTCTGAACGTGTGGCGTTTCAGCCAACCCACGCTCGA is drawn from Betaproteobacteria bacterium and contains these coding sequences:
- a CDS encoding LysR family transcriptional regulator; protein product: MSIRTLKTFLAVAKHGTFAAAAKEIGLTQAAVSMQMKALESELETLLFDRVGRAVVLNTSGRNLIPAATQIVGLYQDMSLSVNSNELGGSLHIGAVPPTFARLLPEALLQLKRDYPRLNVHVVSGVSDDLAAKVERGELDAALVADPPEPLAKNLIMRAIVREPLVFIVPKSVRMKHARDTLVEQPFIRLARQSWTGRFIDQALRQRGIDVQTVMELDTPDGIAEMVARGFGVSIIPMYDGRWLDDSRLNVWRFSQPTLERGVSVLERQAHTRTALTGALVQRLLDTQKNNRRSVRLKTTSLD